A segment of the Trifolium pratense cultivar HEN17-A07 linkage group LG7, ARS_RC_1.1, whole genome shotgun sequence genome:
GGAGGAACTGATGGTGGTTTAGAAGGAGGTATTATGGGTGGTGTAGAAGGAGGTCTCGTAGGACCCACCTTAGGTGGAGGTGTCGGAGGAACTGATGGTGGTGTAGAAGGAGGAGTTGTAGGAGGCACCTTAGGTGGAGGTGTCGGAGGAACTGATGGTGGTTTAGAAGGAGGAGTTGTAGGAGGCACCTTAGGTGGGAGTGTTGGAGGAACTAACGGTGGTGTAGAAGGAGGAGTTGTAGGAGGCACCTTAGGTGGAGGTGTCGGAGGAACTGATGGTGGTTTAGAAGGAGGTGTTCTAGGTGGTGTAGAAGGAGGTCTCGTAGGAGACACCTTAGGTGGGGGTGTCGGAGGAACTGATGGTGGTTTAGAAGGAGGTATTATGGGTGGTGTAGAAGGAGGTCTCGTAGGAGCCACCTTAGGTGGAGGTGTCGGAGGAACTGATGGTGGTTTAGAAGGAGGAGTTGTAGGAGGCACCTTAGGTGGAGGTGTCGGAGGAACTGATGGTGGTTTAGAAGGAGGTGTTCTAGGTGGTGTAGAAGGAGGTCTCGTAGGAGACACCTTAGGTGGGGGTGTCGTAGGAACTGATGGTGGTTTAGAAGGAGGTATTATGGGTGGTGTAGAAGGAGGTCTCGTAGGAGGCACCTTAGGTGGAGGTGTCGGAGGAACTGATGGTGGTTTAGAAGGAGGTGTTCTCGGTGGTGTGGAAGGAGGTCTCGTAGGAGCCACCTTAGGTGGGGGTGTCGGAGGAACTGATGGTGGTTTAGAAGGAGGTGTTCTAGGAGACACCTTAGGTGGGGGTGTCGAAGGAGTTATCACAGGTGATAGTGGTGGTGGTGGCCGCGTAGGAACCCGCTGACCAGAGATGAGAGTAGAAACAAAAAGGAGGTTAAGGGAGAGAATAATGGCAACAGATGTTGCACCCTTTAACCCCATTTTACAAACAAATATGCTCTAAGTTTGCTTGTGGAGGATGAATATATTTGGAGGTCCGTGGCCATATTTATAGGCAAaagagattttattttatttatttaagtaatTACTTTTAGTAAGTTAACTCCTCTTGATCAGTTTTATTAATTCATTTGGCTAATTAATTTATGAGTTTGACTTTGAATTGCAGCTATATTTGTACTTGTAAAATAGCAACAAGACTTGTATGTTGCATACTTATTAGAAGTTTGTTATATACGTGATCATATTTCTGCTTGGAAATAAGCCAACTTCTTGAATTTTTTCATCCGAAGCACaacacaattaattaattaattaattaattaattaattaataccaGTAGTAATTTTGGTTATACGTATATTCCACTCCACCATTTAGGCATCGCAATGGGGCGGGGCGaggacgggttttgccctccccaaacccaaacccataaagttcgggtttccccaaactcatATCAAATTCGAgtggggataaaaatgataacttcaaacccatacccaacgagGATCGGGTATCCCTTCGgatttcgggtatccccattacgtctctttccacatgaatttagattatattttagtatttttttattaaaaaaaaaaaagttaaatgtccaaaattattttccctcaacaatatttttttaaataaagaaaaaaaaatagagaaaatggtttgtttaatactcaaattaaaataaaaaataaatatatgaacgtaatttaagagattgtttaagcttttctaatttaaaagaggtgaaatctaatttttagtataagcttttgaaatcgggaaaaacccaaacccgaacccaaatcCAGTCAACTCgagttttccccgtcaaagcgggtatggtttgggtgggtacccgcgggtatggattttattgtcatgcctaccACCAttcataattataaatattatttaagataataatttttttaatagaatcaCACTTTTAACTTCATGGATTTGTTCTAGTGATAAAAGATagatctttttttaaaatataattacatTTGTAAGTGTTTTAAGAGTCCTAAAGTGTTCTCTAATTTAAACTGGGGTACTATCTGCTTGCTCTAaattttcattataaaaaaaatcactctttCAAACACTAAATGAGGCCCCTAAGCAAATTCATAAgttaggattttttttctttaaaaaaatattattcaaattactttatttttatttaaattttatttttcaaaattatcataataaattttatttaatatttttttcaatcgATAATAAAGTCAATACATTATCAAcaaatgaattggtccaagtgcTAAGTATCTTCGACCCCTTGAGCAAATGATCAGGATTTCAATCTCTGACTTTTGCAGATATGAAAAATTTGATTGGGATGGAAAATCTACCTCGTGAGGTCCATTGATTCCTTACTGACAATTAGTCATTTTTAAACGGCAGTGTAAACTTCGTATTAGtaacatagtaaaaaaaaaaagtctctaCATTTATAATCTTTGCTGAGACTTTTTTATTtaagataatatattattaattctaaccaactaactatttTTGTGCTTCAGGTGTTGCTCGTCCTCGAGCCTAGTTtgctttctgtttttgtttcttttattttctgatGTAtcgagaaaaaaaaactaactatttttgcttgtcaaaaaaaaattctaacctACTAACTAATTAAATTATGCTCTGTTGccaaaagaaactaaattatacctgtcaaaaaaataaataactcgcggtagtttttataaaatttgcttTTCCAAAAAAACTCGCGgtagttttaatatttttcataatgtACTCcttccgtcctaaaatataagaaaaaattagtcaaaaaaagttaatgtatttggttaaaattttgAACTATATAcatcaactattttttttgacgaattttCCCTTTTAtattgggatggagggagtatattagtTAGgcaatattacaagtttttctAATGGGTAGGCAATATTTATATAATCTACCTATTTAGCAGATTTTTAATTTCAGCTAGTATGCACTTTGTAGTATTCCGTGGGTTTTACGTATGGTATCTTTGTATTCGGCCTCCATAAATGGTTTATATTTTGGGGACAAATACTCGTCacatctatttatttttataaattaccCCCAAGGTTAGGCAATCTAAAATGACTAAAATACTCCTCTTGTTAGGTAAAGAATTTAGTTGGCACTTTATGTAGCgtgtgacaattttttttttactcaatccCAACGTCTGAACCCTTCACAACCCcatgaatgaaaatattatgaaaaaatacatTTCGCTACTTAGAGAACAAACTGAAACACATTCGTTATTTAGAGTGCGAACTGAAAAAGAATTTGTTACTTAGAGTGTGAACTCAATTTGCACTTTaacaaccttaaaaaaaattggccaCCATCCTGGACCATAATTTGATTGGTCACCGGAGCAGTTGTGACAGTATCGAccaatcacacacacacaaaccgtagaattctataaattgaaacctcttattttattttattttttaaaatcattcacTCATATAATGTTTCATTCAAACTATTTTCTCATGGGGTGAAGAAATGATTCGCAGTTTAATTTGCGAACGGTGTTTTATTCAAAATTGTTTCATGGGAGGTGAGAGAAGGGTGAAGCggacaacaaaatttgatttttataaagtTCGTTACTTAGGTAgcgaactatttttttttttcagttttgcTATTTTACACACTCGCTATCTAACTTGTGAGGGGGATAAAATTGGAAGTTCAGGGGGCGTTGGAGAAACTCGGGGGGTGCGATAAAAAATACTCAATTATTAGATATCTAACTTGGTTGATGCATTATCAACCATAATatctaaaagtaaaatataGGGGTGTACGCGGGTTGAGTTGGTTCAATTTTAACCAAATTTATTATCTGATTGCCCCGATCAAAGTTAAGTGTTTGGGTTGAatgtaaaatatgtattttttatgttaaatccAAACCAACCCAAGCTGGTGGTGAGCGGGTTGGGTTGAGTTATTGAGTCAtcacatataaatttttaaaaaattctcaaaaaagTATATAGTTATATGACATTTTAtttcatgaaaattttaaaatttagactaaattttactatttaaaatatagGCACTTGAAATTACATGAAATACTTTTAATATACTATCAAGATTTAagattttaaaacataaaaatattaaactatattataaaaaataataaacgtgacaatttttttaaacaggTTGGGTTCGCAGGTTCATGGATTTAGAATTATAAACACGTTACCCGAATCAAACCACTTTGGGTTTGAACGGTTTGATTCGGATTGGACCCGCACTTGAACATGTTCGGATGAAATTAATGCGGGTTGAGTTGGGTTGGGTCACCGGCCTGGTTGGTAATGTTGGATGGATATATAAATTtatggttaaatatatttttagtctttttaaatatattaacttttattttaaattgtaacaaacaaaaaatctcttaaaaatcTATGCGAACTTTGGTATccaaattttatgttttcaattttagtcctttgttttttttagaaaagttcGGTAACATATGCATTATTAAGATTGAAAATTAGTTTACTACACGACAATAGATGCAACAATGTGTTTGTGGTGAAGCGGAGAAGTTAGGATTTATTGCAGTGGTTGTGAAGTCTCACAATGGGGGTAGCAATAGAAAAGCTTATGTTTTGTTGTGTTGTTCGAGAGATGGCGATCATAAGGTCTACATCAACAAGAAAGAGGAAGACACAACATTAAAATGTGAATGTATGTTTAGGCTCAAGAGTTATTTGTTGAATTGTGGTCAGTGGATCCTTAATGTCGTTGACGGGACACACAATCACAAACCCAAAAAAGCCACATCGTGAGTTTCAATAGTAGTTGGTTGGTCTCAAAAAgttacatcaaaattaacaaaaaataaacccaaaaaaaatacgCTAACGACATCTCCTCAGTTCAGGATCCCACTTCGGTCCCGTACATCTAAACATATCGCCGTATTACAATTACAAGTGGGAGACGTGTGAGACCTCACCAAGTGaaaaggctctatttatagccATTTTGGTCGCACAAATGGTCAATCAAAATTGGCCACCTGACAAATCTTTGACTGAGACAGGAGACCATTAACtggttcgctacttaagtagcataagacattttcaaaatttttcatttttataacgttcgctacttaagtagcagaaggGTAAAATAGGAAAAAAGCAGGATGCGCGAGAAGCTCTAGGGGTGCCAAAAGTAAtagtctaaattttttattcaatcgTTAATTGTTGCAATCCCATTGATGAAGATTTGTTGTTGCCTTCAAGCGGTGGCGAACTTGGACTAAAATGTCCGAGTGAACCTTGGCGgagtatgaatttttttaattgggtGTCATTTATTATTTGGGAAAACAATCTAATTTAAACACATATAGTTTTAATATTtgtaacacaaacaaaaaaaaaaaaaaaagacccaCTTGGCCCAAATATTCCTAGAAAAGCAAAATTTATTGGCCCAACCCAAACAAATTTCTAACAACAGACCAAATAAACAACCCTAATTCTAGATTCTTCCGAACCTCTCTCGTTAGTATTTATATTATAGTGTGGTAATGGTTCAAGTTCATCTCCTTCCTTACCCTAAACCAGTAGCCGCCGCCATCCTAACATATCATTTTTCTCACTCAACTTGCTCTCTCTTACTCTCCAGATCTCTCATGAATTCATTTTTTAAGGTCattgttgcaacttgcaagtgaGGTATTGTATTGGTGTGTTGCCCTTCTCATGAATATTTGAGATCTAATCTATGCTTCATCTATGTTATTCTtgtgtttttgcactttttaAGTTAGATCTGTTTGTTAATAATATTACAGCTATGGTCTTTTATGTTTATGGTTCTTTTATGTTATGTTTCTTCTCATAAATCTTGccttttgattttatttatttcttaacTTTTAAGCCGCTAAAATTCGACTGAACCAATCGCCTAAACGGAGAAACTGCAATTCGTGGAAAGCGATATATACATGGCCTAAATTAGGCCTTATATATGATGGCATCCACAATTTCGTTTAGATTGGCGTTTTTTTCCGTCACCATTCGAAACCCACTGTTTGTCTACCCTTACTTAagattgaaaatcaaaattgtatagctacatatatataatttgcTATGATATTCTCTCTATAATGTTTTTCATTTACATATTTGCTTtattggtctcaataacatatgtgttgtatatgtatatataaatatcGATGATAAACTAggtaaaatcatattattttatagagAGAAAGTTcttcaaaaacatttttttttcaaattttcaattctaCCATTCAAACcattttgaatttttcaatTTGATGGCTCTGGCGACCTCATCGGCTTCATACCACACCACTTGAAGAAGTCAGTGCGAATGAAGAAGTACAAGTCAATGACTGATATAATGGCTATGGCAAGGTTTGCAGTGGTTGACGTTAACATCATTGTGAGCAATGCGGGTCTGGCGACCAATCGGAGGACCTGTTATTGTGCGACAAATGTGGTAATGGATTTCACATGAAATGTGTGAGACCAATTGTTATGAACAATTCATCTCACACATTTCATGTGGAAACCGTTATCACATTTGTCGCACAACATTAGCTCCTTTTGTTGGTCACTAGACCCACATTTCTCACACATGATGTTAATGTAATCATTTTTTTCAACCACCGTGTACCTCACCCTCACCATTATATCATCCATCAACTTGTCCTTCTTTAGCCACAACGACTTCTTAAGGTAGTGTGGTGCATGTGCTTGGTGAATGAAGCTGATGAGGTTTTGAGATGAAGGAGATGAGGTCGCTGAAGCCATTGAATTGAAAAATCCGATCGAGAAGGTTTGAAAGatagaatttggaagaaataTTTTTGAAGATTTTGCAATTTCATTTAGTCTATGGCAATTAATTGGAGATATGCAAGCTGGTGAATGATGACTATTGGTCATTACTTTCATTTTAGACGAGCTTCTGCCATGTCAGGTGTAGTCTACGCGTGGGGCGCATACAGCCATGCGCGGGACGCATGGTTCAGACCAATTTCTTGctctataaaaaagaaaattgagatATGTGGAAGGGTTCCGAATTTCCCTTTAAAGTTGAAGATTTTGAGCATTGTTGAAGGTTGAAGAACATGGATTCAAGTCTTAGAAGCACCACCTGAAGAAGTCATCCCAACTGAAGTACAAGTCAATGACTGATATAATGGCTATGACAAGGTACGCGACGGTTGGCGTTAACATCAATGTGAGTCTAGCGACCAATCGAAGGAGCTATTGATGTGCGACAAATGTGGCAATGGATTTCACATGAAATGTGTCAGACCAATTGTTGTGAACAATTCGTCTCACACATTTCATGTGAAAACCATTGTCACATTTGTCACACAACATTAGCTCCTTTCGTTGGGACTGCCAATTGCATTTTATCTCAAGCATGGATGGATTGGCTTATGAAAAAACGAAAAAGGAGATTCTATGGTGCAGTCCAGTTTTAAATTTCATTGGTGCAGTCCTTTTAATTGACCAATAGAATACCAATTAATTCCACATCAGCGCAAGTCCATGGTGAATcctatgaaatttttatttattgcacaCCAGTCCTTCATAAAGTTAATATTGAGTATATTATATACTTATCTTTTTacggatttttttttcctaaaacaCATAACATGCAGAAATTTTCTCTCTATTCAACTTTGTTGTATAATACCATCAGAAAATCTTAAACCTATAACTCAAAATTTCAATCTCAAGATCCATTGtttccataaaaatttattaaactcaTAAGATTTTAAACAAATCGAGTAATAAAATCAAGTAATATTAGTGGATTTGATTCATCTAAATCGAGTAGTATTAGAGGTGGCATATGCGGCGGTGACATATCTCGTTTTCAaggtttctaaaatttgaagtttaggtattttgttttagaatatttgaatcaaaattaaaatcataaatatattaCAAATCGTTTTTGTGATGTTTCTAGGTGATTAAGTGTTATTTTCGACGTTTGAATGATCAGAAACCGTTGGGTTTTATGCTGGAAATTGCGGGTTTGAAACTGGGTCGATGTGACCTGCctgaaggttgaagatgatggttaatttaatatatttttatcaacacaTGTTGTATAAATATTATACAACGCACCCAGTTTACAACTTGTTAATGCGTCACCGTGGTTAATAGTTTAATTGTTCATGTCGTGGGTTCGAATCCCATTTGTTGTTACTTTTtgtcaattatattttatgCGTAAAAACAGACttgaaaataaagaaagaaaaataaaacaggcATATGGATAGGTTTCAAACCCACAACATGTAGTTTTGAAggaactagaactttgacccatgcagtgcatgggtctaattagctgtaatatgtaataataaaaaataaaatacaaaaattctaagagcattttcaataagagtagtatagggaatttcatggactaattattctatatttgt
Coding sequences within it:
- the LOC123895401 gene encoding proline-rich extensin-like protein EPR1 isoform X3; translated protein: MGLKGATSVAIILSLNLLFVSTLISGQRVPTRPPPPLSPVITPSTPPPKVSPRTPPSKPPSVPPTPPPKVAPTRPPSTPPRTPPSKPPSVPPTPPPKVPPTRPPSTPPIIPPSKPPSVPPTPPPKVAPTRPPSTPPIIPPSKPPSVPPTPPPKVSPTRPPSTPPRTPPSKPPSVPPTPPPKVPPTTPPSTPPLVPPTLPPKVPPTTPPSKPPSVPPTPPPKVPPTTPPSTPPSVPPTPPPKVGPTRPPSTPPIIPPSKPPSVPPTPPPKVAPTRPPSTPPRTPPSKPPSVPPTPPPKVAPTRPPSTPPIIPPSKPPSVPPTPPPKVSPTRPPSTPPRTPPSTPPSVPPTPPPKVPPTTPPSTPPSVPPTLPPKVSPTTPPSTPPSVPPTLPPKVPPTTPPSTPPSIPSPPKVSPTTPPTCQIGKLSVCVDLLDIFKVVIGGPRSTPCCQFINGLVGLDASVCVCAALKANILGVIVNHNATLQLLLNKCGHVQSTNYICR